In the genome of Arachis stenosperma cultivar V10309 chromosome 6, arast.V10309.gnm1.PFL2, whole genome shotgun sequence, the window ACCTCAATTCCTGCAGAACTTATCACAAAACTCAGACAAATGAGCACTTTTGGAGATTAGCATATAATTTTTCCTTTCGAAGTACCTCTAAAACAGAATGAACATGCAAAATATGATCATCAAGACACTTACTGTAGATAAGGATATCATCAAATAAACAACCACAAATTTACCTAAAAACTCTCGCAAACATGATTCATTAGTCTCATGAAGGTACTAGGTGCATTAGTCAAACCAATGGCATAACTAACCACTCATACAAACCATATTTAGTTTTGAAAGCTGTTTTCCATTCATCACCAAGTTCATTCATATTTGATGATAACCCTCCTTAAAtctattttagtaaaaataacaGAACCGTGCATTCATCAAGCATATCATCAGTCTAGGAATAGGATGGCGATACTTTACCATAATCTTATTTACAGCTCTGCAGTCAACACATCCTCCATGAGCCATCCTTCTTGGGCACCACCAATAGTACCGGAACAACACAAGGACTCATGCTTTCTCTCACAAAACCCTTAGCCAAAAGGTCCTCGACTTGCCGTTGCAGTTCCTTCGTCTCCTCAGGATTGGTCCGGTAAGCTGGCCGGTTAGGAATGCTTGATCCGGGGACAAAGTCAATCTGATATTCAATGCCTCGTAATGGCGGTAAACCTGAGGGCATCTCATCCGGAAATACATCGCCAAATCCTGCAAATCGCCAAATTCCTGCAAGAGTGAAAGAAAAGTACTAGGTAGGTTATGGGTTAGTTTTCAATGGTAGAAAGTAAAGACTCTCTAAATCGTACTAATACCAATGCTTTTTTTCCTAAACTAGCATGCTTCCCTAAACTAGCATGCTTCAGATCCTCTCTTAAAACATATTTTGTGAGCACTCTCACTCTCCACAGATGCTTCTCTTTTAGAACTCTCTTTTTCACTCAGACCCTGACTCTTTTTCTCACACGTTTCATCTCTCAAAGCCCTCTCTTTACCCtcttgtttttctattttctcaCATCCTAAAGACTCTTTAGTAGATTTGCGCATGCTCAGTTGCTCCAGGTACACTTCTTTAGGTGTCAAAGGTACAAGAGTAATCTTCTTCCCAAGATAAGTGAAGGAGTATCGGTTTGTGAAACCATCATGGACCACCTTCCTATCATACTGCCATGGACGGCCTAGGAGTAGATGACAAGCCTGCATGGGAACCACGTCATAAAGTACCTCGTCACTGTATCTCCCAATAGAGAATTGTATGCGGGCTTGCTTCATAACCTTCAACTCACCAACATCACTTAGCCACTCCAGTTTGTAAGGGTTAGGGTGTTTGGTGCATTTCACCAATTTTGTGATCAAAGTAGAGCTAGCAACGTTTGTATGACTTCCAGCATCAATGATCATGAGTCCAACCTTACCTCCCAATAaaacttttgtatgaaagaTGTTCTCTCGCTGTTCTAGACGATCATCCTTGGCTTGTACATTTAAGATCCGCCTAGTAACAAGGGTCTCGCCACTAACAGCATACTCAACTATATCTTCATTATCTGTAGCATCATCCGCATGTGGCATGTCTTCATACCCATCTGAATTATCAGATTCTGAGAAAATATCATTTGCCTTAATTACCATGGTCCTTTTATTTGGACACTCAGAAGCATAATGGCCTAATCCGCGGCACTTAAAGCAGGTAATATCACGATGCCGTGTAGGAGGTTTAGAAGTGGAATTAGGTGTGTGCGGCTTCCTGTGCTGCTCTGTGGGCTTCTCCTTTGATTCGGTAGGTTTGGATCCAATCTTCTCCCTGAAATTAGCACCTCTCGAATCCCACCTTGAAGTAGAATTTTGTAGCCCTTTCGCCTTTTGCTGTTTTTCCACTTTGATAGCTAGGTTCACCAAGTCTTCCATAGTCACAAATGGAAGATGTTCTACAGTATTTGCAATGTCTCGGTTCAGCCCACCCAAAAAACGTGCCATAGTAGCCTCAGACTCCTCCTCAATGTTTGCTTGGATTAGCAGCATCTCCATTTCCTTATGATACTCATCTACAGACTTAGAACCTTGGTATAACCGTTGGAGCCGTTGATGTAGTTCCCTGTAATAGTAAGGAGGGACAAACCGTTGTCGCATGACCTTCTTCATCTTTTCCCAAGACAGAATTGGTGATTTTCCATTCCTCCTCCTCTGTTTGTCCAGCTCGGCCCACCAGACAAGGGCATAATCTGAGAATT includes:
- the LOC130934169 gene encoding uncharacterized protein LOC130934169, with the translated sequence MDSQINSFTPRQKARSRESINNDSTESEKETSSRSRHHRQPVDVDNNLNAIKMRIPEFKGRSDPAAYLEWERKVELLFQCHNYSDVKKVRLAAVEFSDYALVWWAELDKQRRRNGKSPILSWEKMKKVMRQRFVPPYYYRELHQRLQRLYQGSKSVDEYHKEMEMLLIQANIEEESEATMARFLGGLNRDIANTVEHLPFVTMEDLVNLAIKVEKQQKAKGLQNSTSRWDSRGANFREKIGSKPTESKEKPTEQHRKPHTPNSTSKPPTRHRDITCFKCRGLGHYASECPNKRTMVIKANDIFSESDNSDGYEDMPHADDATDNEDIVEYAVSGETLVTRRILNVQAKDDRLEQRENIFHTKVLLGGKVGLMIIDAGSHTNVASSTLITKLVKCTKHPNPYKLEWLSDVGELKVMKQARIQFSIGRYSDEVLYDVVPMQACHLLLGRPWQYDRKVVHDGFTNRYSFTYLGKKITLVPLTPKEVYLEQLSMRKSTKESLGCEKIEKQEGKERALRDETCEKKSQGLSEKESSKREASVERFGDVFPDEMPSGLPPLRGIEYQIDFVPGSSIPNRPAYRTNPEETKELQRQVEDLLAKGFVRESMSPCVVPSEKVKAIREGPTPQSVSDVRSFHGLAGFYRRFVKDFSTIAAPLTEIIKKHITFKWDKEQELAFNTLKELLCSAPILILPDFSKTFEIECDASESISPDSFFPRNATKMHAIG